In Acinonyx jubatus isolate Ajub_Pintada_27869175 chromosome B3, VMU_Ajub_asm_v1.0, whole genome shotgun sequence, a genomic segment contains:
- the PLA2G4F gene encoding cytosolic phospholipase A2 zeta isoform X1, with amino-acid sequence MLWALWPRWLAGKGLPLLGAVLLRKRDKRGPQWRQWRRETHPYYDLQVKVLRARNIQGTDLLSKADCYVELRLPTASPSPAQTRMVANCSDPEWNETFHYQIHGAVKNVLELTLCDKDILGSDQLSLLLFDLRSLKPGQPYRHIFPLNHQDSQELQVEFVLESSQVPASEVITNGVLVAQPCLRIQGTLREDGTAPHREYGSRQIQLTVPGAYEKPQFLPLQPPMEGGLPATFTFHVNPVISSRLDVELGERLTVLQSGPSAELEAHTNKLGEGGILLSSLALGQEEQRFVALGEGQEVVLSMKAEMSSGDLDLRLGFGLCDGEREFLDKRKQIVSKALQQVLGLSQAPDSGQVPVVAVLGSGGGTRAMSSLYGSLAGLQELGLLDTVTYLSGVSGSTWCISTLYKDPAWSQVALQGPIERAQARVCSSKMGAMSTERLQYYAQELGSLESTGHRVSLIDIWGLLIEYFLYQEKNPAKLSDQQEAVSQGQNPYPIYASINVHTNISGEDFAEWCEFTPYEVGFPKYGAYVPTELFGSEFFMGHLLQPQPEPRICYLQGVWGSAFAASLDEIFLKTAGSGLSFLDCHRRSVNITDDCQKLQLHDPTRLRTRLFTRQGPFSQAMLDIFTSRFTFAENCNFTRGLCLHKDYVAGREFIAWKDTHPDAFPNQLTPMRDCLCLVDGGFAINSPFPLSLLPQRAVDLILSFDYSLEAPFEVLQMTEKYCLDRGIPFPSIEVLPEDLEEPRECYLFAKAKDPHSPIVLHFPLVNHTFCTHLAPGVERQTAEEKAYGDFVVNGADTPYGMMNFTYEPEEFERLVALSRYNVLNNVETLRHALQLALERRQAGGRAGG; translated from the exons ATGCTCTGGGCGCTCTGGCCAAGGTGGCTGGCAGGCAAGGGGCTGCCCCTCCTGGGGGCAGTGCTGCTGCGGAAGAGAGACAAGAGGGGACCTCAGTGGAGGCAATGGAGG CGGGAAACCCACCCCTACTATGACCTCCAGGTGAAGGTGCTGAGGGCCAGAAATATCCAGGGCACAGATCTCT TGTCCAAAGCTGACTGCTACGTGGAACTGCGCCTGCCTACTGCGTCCCCTAGCCCTGCCCAGACAAGGATGGTGGCTAACTGCAGTGACCCTGAGTGGAACGAGACCTTCCACTACCAGATCCATGGTGCTGTGAAG AATGTCCTGGAGCTCACCCTCTGTGATAAGGACATCCTGGGCAGTGACCAGCTCTCCCTGCTACTCTTTGACCTGAGGAGCCTCAAGCCTGGGCAACCCTACAGACACATCTTCCCACTCAACCACCAG GATTCACAGGAGCTGCAGGTGGAATTTGTTCTGGAGAGCAG CCAGGTGCCTGCGTCTGAAGTCATCACCAATGGAGTCCTGGTG GCTCAGCCCTGTCTGAGAATCCAGGGGACCCTCAGGGAAGACGGGACAGCCCCACATCGAGAGTATG GCTCTAGGCAGATTCAGCTGACAGTGCCCGGGGCCTACGAGAAGCCACAGTTCTTGCCCCTGCAACCTCCCATGGAGGGAGGCCTCCCAGCTACCTTCACCTTTCACGTGAACCCAGTGATCAGCTCCAGGCTGGATGTGGAGCTGGGGGAGAGGCTCACAGTCCTGCAA AGTGGTCCAAGTGCTGAGCTGGAGGCCCACACCAACAAGCTGGGTGAGGGAGGTATCCTGCTCTCCTCTCTGGCCCTAGGCCAAGAGGAACAGCGCTTTGTGGCCCTAGGGGAG GGCCAGGAGGTGGTTCTGAGTATGAAGGCAGAAATGAG CTCTGGAGACCTTGACCTGCGTCTTGGTTTTGGCCTGTGTGATGGGGAACGGGAGTTTCTGGACAAGAGGAAGCAGATCGTGTCCAAGGCCCTGCAGCAGGTTCTGGGTTTGAGCCAGGCGCCTGACAGTGGCCAG GTGCCTGTGGTGGCTGTGCTAGGTTCGGGAGGTGGAACCCGAGCCATGTCTTCCCTGTACGGCAGCCTGGCAGGGCTGCAGGAACTTGGCCTCCTGGACACTGTGACCTACCTGAGTGGGGTCTCTGGGTCTACCTG GTGCATCTCCACACTCTACAAGGACCCAGCCTGGTCCCAGGTGGCCTTGCAGGGCCCCATTGAGCGTGCCCAGGCTCGGGTCTGCAGCAGTAAGATGGGGGCGATGTCCACGGAGCGCCTACAATACTATGCCCAGGAACTGGGGAGCCTGGAAAGCACTGGCCACAGAGTTTCCCTCATCGACATCTGGGGTCTCCTCATTGAATATTTCCTCTACCAGGAG AAAAACCCTGCCAAGCTGTCTGACCAGCAGGAGGCCGTCAGCCAGGGCCAGAACCCTTATCCTATCTACGCCAGCATCAATGTCCACACCAACATCAGTGGGGAAGACTTCGCAG AATGGTGCGAATTCACACCCTATGAGGTCGGCTTCCCCAAGTACGGGGCTTATGTTCCCACTGAGCTCTTTGGCTCTGAGTTCTTCATGGGGCATCTGCTGCAGCCCCAGCCCGAGCCCCGGATCTGCTACCTGCAGG GTGTGTGGGGCAGCGCCTTTGCAGCCAGCCTGGATGAGATCTTCCTGAAGACTGCCGGCTCGGGCCTCAGCTTCCTAGACTGCCACAGAAGGAGTGTAAACATCACAG ATGACTGCCAGAAGCTCCAGCTGCACGATCCCACACGTCTGAGGACCAGGCTCTTCACCCGTCAGGGGCCCTTCTCCCAGGCCATGCTGGACATCTTTACTTCCCGCTTTACCTTCGCGGAGAACTGTAATTTCACCAGGGGCCTCTGCCTGCACAAAGACTATGTGGCTGGCCGGGAGTTCATAGCCTGGAAAG ATACGCACCCTGACGCCTTCCCCAACCAGCTCACTCCCATGCGGGACTGCCTGTGCCTGGTGGATGGGGGCTTTGCCATCAACTCTCCGTTCCCACTCAGCCTGCTGCCCCAGAGAGCGGTGGACCTCATTCTGTCCTTTGACTACTCCCTGGAGGCCCCTTTCGAG GTCTTACAGATGACAGAGAAGTACTGCCTGGACCGAGGCATCCCCTTCCCAAGTATCGAGGTCCTCCCCGAGGACTTGGAGGAACCCCGTGAGTGCTACCTGTTCGCCAAGGCCAAGGACCCCCACTCTCCCATCGTGCTGCACTTTCCCCTCGTCAACCATACCTTCTGCACACACCTGGCCCCAG GTGTGGAGCGACAAACAGCGGAGGAGAAGGCCTACGGGGACTTTGTGGTCAATGGGGCAGACACTCCATATGGCATGATGAACTTCACCTATGAGCCTGAGGAGTTTGAGCGGCTGGTGGCTCTGAGTCGATACAATGTTCTGAACAATGTGGAGACCTTGCGGCATGCGCTCCAGCTGGCTCTGGAGCGAaggcaggctgggggcagggctggaggctgA
- the PLA2G4F gene encoding cytosolic phospholipase A2 zeta isoform X2 — translation MSHEPLILCSQVPASEVITNGVLVAQPCLRIQGTLREDGTAPHREYGSRQIQLTVPGAYEKPQFLPLQPPMEGGLPATFTFHVNPVISSRLDVELGERLTVLQSGPSAELEAHTNKLGEGGILLSSLALGQEEQRFVALGEGQEVVLSMKAEMSSGDLDLRLGFGLCDGEREFLDKRKQIVSKALQQVLGLSQAPDSGQVPVVAVLGSGGGTRAMSSLYGSLAGLQELGLLDTVTYLSGVSGSTWCISTLYKDPAWSQVALQGPIERAQARVCSSKMGAMSTERLQYYAQELGSLESTGHRVSLIDIWGLLIEYFLYQEKNPAKLSDQQEAVSQGQNPYPIYASINVHTNISGEDFAEWCEFTPYEVGFPKYGAYVPTELFGSEFFMGHLLQPQPEPRICYLQGVWGSAFAASLDEIFLKTAGSGLSFLDCHRRSVNITDDCQKLQLHDPTRLRTRLFTRQGPFSQAMLDIFTSRFTFAENCNFTRGLCLHKDYVAGREFIAWKDTHPDAFPNQLTPMRDCLCLVDGGFAINSPFPLSLLPQRAVDLILSFDYSLEAPFEVLQMTEKYCLDRGIPFPSIEVLPEDLEEPRECYLFAKAKDPHSPIVLHFPLVNHTFCTHLAPGVERQTAEEKAYGDFVVNGADTPYGMMNFTYEPEEFERLVALSRYNVLNNVETLRHALQLALERRQAGGRAGG, via the exons ATGTCCCATGAGCCCCTCATCCTTTGCAGCCAGGTGCCTGCGTCTGAAGTCATCACCAATGGAGTCCTGGTG GCTCAGCCCTGTCTGAGAATCCAGGGGACCCTCAGGGAAGACGGGACAGCCCCACATCGAGAGTATG GCTCTAGGCAGATTCAGCTGACAGTGCCCGGGGCCTACGAGAAGCCACAGTTCTTGCCCCTGCAACCTCCCATGGAGGGAGGCCTCCCAGCTACCTTCACCTTTCACGTGAACCCAGTGATCAGCTCCAGGCTGGATGTGGAGCTGGGGGAGAGGCTCACAGTCCTGCAA AGTGGTCCAAGTGCTGAGCTGGAGGCCCACACCAACAAGCTGGGTGAGGGAGGTATCCTGCTCTCCTCTCTGGCCCTAGGCCAAGAGGAACAGCGCTTTGTGGCCCTAGGGGAG GGCCAGGAGGTGGTTCTGAGTATGAAGGCAGAAATGAG CTCTGGAGACCTTGACCTGCGTCTTGGTTTTGGCCTGTGTGATGGGGAACGGGAGTTTCTGGACAAGAGGAAGCAGATCGTGTCCAAGGCCCTGCAGCAGGTTCTGGGTTTGAGCCAGGCGCCTGACAGTGGCCAG GTGCCTGTGGTGGCTGTGCTAGGTTCGGGAGGTGGAACCCGAGCCATGTCTTCCCTGTACGGCAGCCTGGCAGGGCTGCAGGAACTTGGCCTCCTGGACACTGTGACCTACCTGAGTGGGGTCTCTGGGTCTACCTG GTGCATCTCCACACTCTACAAGGACCCAGCCTGGTCCCAGGTGGCCTTGCAGGGCCCCATTGAGCGTGCCCAGGCTCGGGTCTGCAGCAGTAAGATGGGGGCGATGTCCACGGAGCGCCTACAATACTATGCCCAGGAACTGGGGAGCCTGGAAAGCACTGGCCACAGAGTTTCCCTCATCGACATCTGGGGTCTCCTCATTGAATATTTCCTCTACCAGGAG AAAAACCCTGCCAAGCTGTCTGACCAGCAGGAGGCCGTCAGCCAGGGCCAGAACCCTTATCCTATCTACGCCAGCATCAATGTCCACACCAACATCAGTGGGGAAGACTTCGCAG AATGGTGCGAATTCACACCCTATGAGGTCGGCTTCCCCAAGTACGGGGCTTATGTTCCCACTGAGCTCTTTGGCTCTGAGTTCTTCATGGGGCATCTGCTGCAGCCCCAGCCCGAGCCCCGGATCTGCTACCTGCAGG GTGTGTGGGGCAGCGCCTTTGCAGCCAGCCTGGATGAGATCTTCCTGAAGACTGCCGGCTCGGGCCTCAGCTTCCTAGACTGCCACAGAAGGAGTGTAAACATCACAG ATGACTGCCAGAAGCTCCAGCTGCACGATCCCACACGTCTGAGGACCAGGCTCTTCACCCGTCAGGGGCCCTTCTCCCAGGCCATGCTGGACATCTTTACTTCCCGCTTTACCTTCGCGGAGAACTGTAATTTCACCAGGGGCCTCTGCCTGCACAAAGACTATGTGGCTGGCCGGGAGTTCATAGCCTGGAAAG ATACGCACCCTGACGCCTTCCCCAACCAGCTCACTCCCATGCGGGACTGCCTGTGCCTGGTGGATGGGGGCTTTGCCATCAACTCTCCGTTCCCACTCAGCCTGCTGCCCCAGAGAGCGGTGGACCTCATTCTGTCCTTTGACTACTCCCTGGAGGCCCCTTTCGAG GTCTTACAGATGACAGAGAAGTACTGCCTGGACCGAGGCATCCCCTTCCCAAGTATCGAGGTCCTCCCCGAGGACTTGGAGGAACCCCGTGAGTGCTACCTGTTCGCCAAGGCCAAGGACCCCCACTCTCCCATCGTGCTGCACTTTCCCCTCGTCAACCATACCTTCTGCACACACCTGGCCCCAG GTGTGGAGCGACAAACAGCGGAGGAGAAGGCCTACGGGGACTTTGTGGTCAATGGGGCAGACACTCCATATGGCATGATGAACTTCACCTATGAGCCTGAGGAGTTTGAGCGGCTGGTGGCTCTGAGTCGATACAATGTTCTGAACAATGTGGAGACCTTGCGGCATGCGCTCCAGCTGGCTCTGGAGCGAaggcaggctgggggcagggctggaggctgA